Proteins from a genomic interval of Lysobacter arenosi:
- a CDS encoding ImmA/IrrE family metallo-endopeptidase — protein sequence MDELTAISRARRLLEKHPSARAPVDIAAIAEAEGFEVKESDKLESGTAGMLLQRGGRKIIVVNKNDHPYRRRFTIAHELAHQILGLPSVHGARVPSDELERHGRRPKEEILCDVFAAECLVPWKLIQQQANNLHFTVETISELSELYEASKPCVASRFAQVSEDLLAYVPVESGTVRHAILSRSLRESGLRITVGIKVPRTSAVYRAMERDEGIAIVDIEGTDWSESGVAGDFSCHEEAFHVGDWDQGFTLLTFEEAPSSSDAVSDRDIHEDDERLSPLTGHLEWGKK from the coding sequence ATGGATGAGTTGACGGCCATTTCGCGAGCTAGGCGCCTTCTGGAAAAACACCCTTCCGCACGAGCTCCCGTTGATATCGCTGCCATTGCCGAAGCCGAAGGCTTCGAGGTTAAGGAGAGCGACAAGCTCGAGTCCGGTACTGCCGGCATGCTGCTTCAGCGTGGCGGTCGAAAGATCATTGTCGTCAACAAGAACGATCATCCATATCGTCGCCGGTTCACTATCGCGCATGAGCTCGCGCATCAGATTCTTGGCCTACCGTCGGTGCATGGGGCGCGTGTGCCATCCGACGAACTCGAACGGCATGGCAGGCGGCCGAAGGAAGAAATTCTGTGCGATGTGTTCGCTGCGGAGTGTTTGGTGCCATGGAAACTGATCCAGCAGCAGGCAAACAACTTGCATTTTACAGTGGAGACGATTTCCGAACTCTCCGAACTGTATGAAGCGTCGAAGCCCTGTGTGGCTTCGCGCTTCGCGCAAGTGTCCGAAGACCTGCTGGCTTACGTCCCCGTTGAGAGTGGCACTGTTCGCCATGCCATCCTGTCTAGGTCACTGCGTGAGTCCGGACTTCGGATCACCGTCGGCATCAAGGTTCCTAGAACCTCAGCCGTCTATCGAGCAATGGAGCGCGACGAAGGGATTGCGATCGTGGATATCGAGGGCACGGACTGGAGCGAAAGCGGCGTTGCGGGAGACTTTTCCTGCCACGAGGAAGCGTTCCATGTCGGCGACTGGGATCAGGGTTTCACGCTGCTGACCTTCGAAGAAGCGCCATCAAGTTCCGATGCGGTATCGGATCGCGACATTCACGAAGACGATGAGCGCCTTTCTCCCCTCACTGGGCATCTAGAATGGGGTAAAAAGTAG
- a CDS encoding TCR/Tet family MFS transporter, with amino-acid sequence MTDSIPASGARRSAALAFIFVTILIDVLSFGLIIPVLPHLIEQFAGGDTAHAAYWVAAFGFLFAAIQFVTSPIQGALSDRFGRRPVILISCLGLGLDFVFMALAPSLAWLLVGRIISGITSASFTTANAYVADVTPADKRAKSYGLLGAAFGVGFIVGPLIGGQLGEIDLRLPFWFAAGLALVNFCYGWFVLPESLPKEKRSARFDWSHANPLGSLVLLKRYPQVFGLAAVVFIANLAHYVYPSVFVLFADYQYQWGPREVSYVLAIVGVLNVIVQAGLVGRIVHAIGERRALIIGLCFGAVGFAIYGFADVGWVFLIGLPISAIWGLAAPSTQALITRQVGADVQGRIQGALMSLVSLAGIIGPAVFAGSFGYFIDDRAPVHLPGAPFLIASVLLCVAVGIAWRYARVPAQAAPAVMAEAG; translated from the coding sequence GTGACCGATTCGATTCCTGCCAGCGGCGCTCGCCGTAGCGCCGCGCTCGCCTTCATTTTCGTCACCATCCTGATCGACGTGCTCTCGTTCGGGCTGATCATTCCGGTGCTGCCGCACCTGATCGAGCAGTTCGCCGGCGGCGACACCGCGCACGCGGCGTACTGGGTGGCGGCGTTCGGATTCCTGTTCGCGGCGATCCAGTTCGTGACCTCGCCGATCCAGGGCGCGCTGTCGGACCGCTTCGGCCGGCGGCCGGTGATCCTGATCTCGTGCCTGGGCCTGGGCCTGGATTTCGTGTTCATGGCGCTGGCGCCGTCGCTGGCCTGGTTGCTGGTGGGCCGCATCATTTCCGGCATCACCTCGGCCAGCTTCACCACCGCCAATGCCTACGTCGCCGACGTCACCCCTGCCGACAAGCGCGCCAAGAGCTACGGCCTGCTCGGCGCGGCGTTCGGGGTCGGCTTCATCGTCGGTCCGCTGATCGGCGGGCAGCTGGGTGAGATCGACCTGCGCCTGCCGTTCTGGTTTGCCGCCGGCCTGGCGCTGGTCAACTTCTGCTACGGCTGGTTCGTGCTGCCCGAGTCGCTGCCGAAGGAAAAGCGCAGTGCGCGCTTCGACTGGTCGCACGCCAATCCGCTCGGCTCGCTGGTGCTGCTCAAGCGCTATCCGCAGGTGTTCGGGCTGGCGGCGGTGGTGTTCATCGCCAACCTCGCCCACTACGTCTATCCGAGCGTGTTCGTGCTGTTCGCCGACTACCAGTACCAGTGGGGTCCGCGCGAAGTCAGCTACGTGCTGGCGATCGTGGGCGTACTCAACGTGATCGTGCAGGCGGGGCTGGTCGGGCGGATCGTGCATGCGATTGGTGAGCGCCGCGCGCTGATTATCGGACTGTGCTTCGGCGCGGTCGGATTCGCGATCTATGGCTTCGCCGATGTCGGCTGGGTGTTCCTGATCGGCCTGCCGATCTCGGCGATCTGGGGCCTGGCGGCGCCGTCGACGCAGGCGCTGATCACGCGCCAGGTCGGTGCCGACGTGCAGGGCCGCATCCAGGGCGCGCTGATGAGCCTGGTGAGCCTGGCCGGCATCATCGGCCCGGCGGTGTTCGCCGGCAGCTTCGGCTACTTCATCGACGACCGCGCGCCGGTGCACCTGCCGGGCGCGCCGTTCCTGATCGCCTCGGTGCTGTTGTGCGTCGCGGTGGGTATCGCCTGGCGCTACGCGCGCGTGCCGGCCCAGGCCGCGCCGGCGGTGATGGCCGAAGCGGGCTGA